One stretch of Rathayibacter festucae DSM 15932 DNA includes these proteins:
- a CDS encoding cupin domain-containing protein: protein MQIQRSGEDARRRPLYGGSGVLDLEYYFRATTALPSSVMRFHLEPGTSEGEHVHLAGDAGSCSPESSDELYVVVLGEVVMTVDGESAVLRAGDALYAPAGSHHGVANESDAPAELILVFGPPTPR, encoded by the coding sequence GTGCAGATCCAGAGATCCGGCGAGGATGCGCGCCGCCGCCCGCTCTACGGCGGCTCGGGCGTGCTCGATCTGGAGTACTACTTCCGCGCCACGACCGCACTGCCGAGCTCGGTGATGCGCTTCCACCTCGAGCCGGGCACCTCCGAGGGCGAGCACGTGCACCTCGCGGGCGACGCCGGCAGCTGCTCGCCCGAGAGCTCCGACGAGCTCTACGTGGTCGTGCTCGGCGAGGTCGTGATGACCGTCGACGGCGAGAGCGCCGTGCTGCGCGCGGGCGACGCCCTCTACGCCCCGGCCGGCAGCCACCACGGAGTCGCCAACGAGTCGGACGCCCCCGCCGAGCTGATCCTCGTCTTCGGCCCACCGACCCCGCGCTGA
- a CDS encoding NADH:flavin oxidoreductase/NADH oxidase — protein MPDLFSPYTLKGVTLRNRIAMSPMTMYRSTDGKLDDFHLMYLGARAAGGFGLVFPEQIAITPDGRTTVHCAGLYDDDQIEGHKRVVDMITSMGGVAAIQLGHTGRKGSLVTPWEGGSMLPPEHEAGWQTRAPSAIAYGGDMPYVPRALTVDEIAQLMQDYADTAARAVEAGYEWVEMHFAHGYLGSEFFSPLANQRTDAYGGSLENRTRFHLEALDAVRAVLPERIPLTMRLGVDDLHPGGATVDESITAIGWMKEHGLDLADVSIGFNTDAMQGDIPIGKLGGMVGTATRIREEVGIPVAASWNLGQPEIANRVIEEDLLDLVYLGRPALANAHWPVYAARALGYEDPFSLVPEDWAWWLRNLRGASEAIGWPAAAPTRLGAPAVTAAAPVVRQSHEVVELEPAVEEEREVA, from the coding sequence ATGCCCGACCTCTTCTCCCCGTACACGCTCAAGGGCGTGACCCTCCGCAACCGCATCGCGATGTCGCCGATGACGATGTACCGCTCGACCGACGGCAAGCTGGACGACTTCCACCTGATGTATCTCGGTGCCCGTGCGGCCGGCGGGTTCGGCCTCGTCTTCCCCGAGCAGATCGCGATCACGCCCGACGGACGCACCACAGTGCACTGCGCCGGCCTCTACGACGACGACCAGATCGAGGGCCACAAGCGCGTGGTCGACATGATCACGTCGATGGGCGGCGTCGCCGCGATCCAGCTCGGCCACACCGGCCGTAAGGGCAGCCTCGTCACCCCGTGGGAGGGCGGCTCCATGCTCCCGCCCGAGCACGAGGCCGGCTGGCAGACCCGCGCGCCCTCCGCGATCGCCTACGGCGGCGACATGCCCTACGTGCCGCGCGCGCTGACCGTCGACGAGATCGCGCAGCTGATGCAGGACTACGCCGACACCGCCGCGCGCGCCGTCGAGGCCGGCTACGAGTGGGTCGAGATGCACTTCGCGCACGGCTACCTCGGCAGCGAGTTCTTCTCGCCGCTCGCCAACCAGCGCACGGACGCCTACGGCGGCAGCCTCGAGAACCGCACCCGGTTCCACCTCGAGGCCCTCGACGCGGTGCGCGCGGTGCTCCCCGAGCGCATCCCCCTGACGATGCGGCTCGGCGTCGACGACCTGCACCCGGGCGGCGCGACCGTCGACGAGTCGATCACGGCGATCGGCTGGATGAAGGAGCACGGACTCGACCTGGCCGACGTGAGCATCGGCTTCAACACCGACGCCATGCAGGGCGACATCCCGATCGGCAAGCTGGGCGGCATGGTCGGCACGGCCACCCGGATCCGCGAGGAGGTGGGCATCCCGGTCGCCGCCAGCTGGAACCTCGGACAGCCCGAGATCGCCAACCGGGTGATCGAGGAGGACCTGCTCGATCTGGTCTACCTCGGCCGCCCCGCGCTGGCCAACGCGCACTGGCCGGTCTACGCGGCCCGCGCCCTGGGCTACGAGGACCCGTTCAGCCTCGTCCCCGAGGACTGGGCGTGGTGGCTCCGCAACCTGCGGGGCGCCTCCGAGGCGATCGGCTGGCCGGCCGCCGCCCCCACGCGGCTCGGCGCACCCGCCGTGACCGCGGCGGCGCCCGTCGTGCGGCAGTCGCACGAGGTCGTCGAGCTCGAGCCGGCGGTGGAGGAGGAGCGCGAGGTCGCGTGA
- the solA gene encoding N-methyl-L-tryptophan oxidase yields MEKFDVAVVGMGALGSAAAYHLARRGARVVAFEQFELGHVRGASHDTSRILRTSYGAPEYVRLAQSAYLDWADLEAESGESLVTITGGLVFFPAGSPYSAEAFRSSLTESGVPFELLTPAEVTSRWPQFSLPEGTQTVYTADSGIVHAARTVAVLQLRARQHGAVIRDRTPVEALLPGEDGVVLRTAGGDVLAGKVILAADAWTNELLAPLGAEIPLVTMQEQVSYFAPAEPSAFDRERFPVWIWEDEHCFYGFPTYGEPTIKAARDVSDNLMAPRERTFVPSPELLEELTGFVGAVLPTAGEVLRTVTCQYALTPDRRFVLGPLDEHPDILVGLGAGHAFKFTPTIGRVLAELALDGATSEDVSAFGVTPPVAAPLLG; encoded by the coding sequence ATGGAGAAGTTCGACGTCGCCGTCGTCGGAATGGGCGCTCTCGGCAGCGCCGCCGCCTACCACCTGGCCCGCCGCGGCGCCCGGGTCGTCGCGTTCGAGCAGTTCGAGCTCGGCCACGTCCGCGGCGCCTCGCACGACACCTCGCGCATCCTGCGCACCTCCTACGGCGCCCCCGAGTACGTCCGGCTCGCGCAGTCGGCGTACCTCGACTGGGCCGACCTCGAGGCGGAGTCGGGCGAGTCGCTCGTCACGATCACGGGCGGGCTGGTGTTCTTCCCGGCCGGCAGCCCCTACTCCGCCGAGGCGTTCCGGTCGAGCCTCACCGAGAGCGGAGTCCCGTTCGAGCTGCTCACGCCGGCCGAGGTCACTTCGCGCTGGCCGCAGTTCTCGCTGCCGGAGGGCACGCAGACGGTGTACACCGCCGACTCCGGCATCGTGCACGCCGCCCGCACGGTCGCCGTGCTGCAGCTGCGCGCCCGGCAGCACGGCGCCGTGATCCGCGACCGCACGCCGGTCGAGGCGCTGCTCCCCGGCGAGGACGGGGTCGTCCTGCGCACCGCGGGCGGCGACGTGCTCGCGGGCAAGGTGATCCTCGCCGCGGACGCCTGGACGAACGAGCTGCTCGCGCCGCTCGGCGCCGAGATCCCGCTCGTCACGATGCAGGAGCAGGTCAGCTACTTCGCGCCGGCCGAGCCGAGCGCCTTCGATCGCGAGCGCTTCCCGGTCTGGATCTGGGAGGACGAGCACTGCTTCTACGGCTTCCCGACCTACGGCGAGCCGACGATCAAGGCCGCGCGCGACGTCTCCGACAACCTGATGGCGCCGCGCGAGCGCACCTTCGTGCCGTCGCCCGAGCTGCTGGAGGAGCTGACGGGCTTCGTCGGCGCCGTGCTCCCCACCGCCGGCGAGGTGCTGCGGACCGTCACCTGCCAGTACGCGCTGACGCCCGACCGCCGCTTCGTCCTCGGGCCGCTCGACGAGCACCCCGACATCCTGGTCGGGCTCGGCGCCGGGCACGCCTTCAAGTTCACGCCGACCATCGGCCGCGTGCTCGCCGAGCTCGCCCTCGACGGCGCGACCAGCGAGGACGTGTCGGCCTTCGGAGTGACCCCGCCGGTCGCGGCGCCCCTTCTGGGCTGA
- a CDS encoding amino acid ABC transporter ATP-binding protein has protein sequence MTAPMVQATGVHKQYGGNLVIRGIDLTVAPGEVTCLLGPSGSGKSTFLRCINHLEKIDAGTISVAGELVGYRRHNGRLHELRDAEIATRRSEIGMVFQQFNLFPHLTVLENLIEAPVLVRREKVSDATARARVLLDRVGLGAKADAYPRSLSGGQQQRVAIARALAMRPRLMLFDEPTSALDPELVGEVLDVMRDLAAEGMTMIVVTHEIGFAREVADTVTFMDGGVVVESGPPERILAHPQHERTRAFLSKVL, from the coding sequence GTGACCGCGCCCATGGTCCAGGCGACCGGCGTGCACAAGCAGTACGGCGGCAACCTCGTCATCCGCGGCATCGACCTGACCGTCGCGCCGGGCGAGGTGACCTGCCTGCTCGGCCCGTCCGGCTCGGGCAAGAGCACCTTCCTCCGCTGCATCAACCACCTCGAGAAGATCGACGCGGGCACGATCAGTGTCGCCGGCGAGCTGGTCGGCTACCGCCGCCACAACGGCCGTCTGCACGAGCTGCGCGACGCCGAGATCGCGACGCGGCGCAGTGAGATCGGCATGGTCTTCCAGCAGTTCAACCTCTTCCCGCACCTCACCGTGCTGGAGAACCTGATCGAGGCGCCCGTCCTGGTCCGCCGCGAGAAGGTGTCGGACGCCACGGCCCGCGCCCGCGTGCTGCTCGACCGGGTCGGCCTCGGCGCCAAGGCGGACGCGTACCCGCGCTCGCTCTCCGGCGGTCAGCAGCAGCGGGTCGCCATCGCTCGCGCCCTCGCGATGCGACCCCGCCTGATGCTCTTCGACGAGCCGACCTCCGCGCTCGACCCCGAGCTGGTCGGCGAGGTGCTCGACGTGATGCGCGACCTCGCCGCCGAGGGCATGACGATGATCGTCGTCACCCACGAGATCGGCTTCGCCCGCGAGGTCGCCGACACGGTGACCTTCATGGACGGCGGCGTCGTCGTCGAGTCGGGGCCGCCCGAGCGGATACTCGCCCACCCGCAGCACGAGCGCACCCGCGCGTTCCTGTCCAAGGTCCTCTGA
- a CDS encoding amino acid ABC transporter permease, with product MTAVEQRATTTAPPETVVPVRHWGRRAATVVILVLAALLAHSVATNPNFEWGSVFGYFLDGRILRGLGTTLLLTVIAMVVGILIGVLMAVGRQSQTLVVATAAGAFVAFFRGTPLLVQLIFWFNLAALYPELSLGVPFGPTFASADTNVLISPFLAAILGLGLNEGAYMSEIVRAGLLSVDPGQVDAAEALGLRKAQVFRRIVLPQAMRVIIPPTGNQTISMLKTTSLVSVIAIPDILFAAQTIYSRNFEVIPLLITVSLWYLLVTTVLSAGQRMIERRFSRGDRIVQGPTPLGALLASARPRPAARGEGAL from the coding sequence CCGCCCGAGACCGTGGTCCCCGTCCGGCACTGGGGCCGGCGGGCCGCGACCGTCGTGATCCTCGTGCTCGCGGCGCTGCTCGCCCACTCGGTCGCGACCAATCCCAACTTCGAGTGGGGCAGCGTCTTCGGCTACTTCCTCGACGGGCGGATCCTCCGCGGACTCGGCACCACGCTCCTGCTCACCGTGATCGCGATGGTCGTCGGCATCCTCATCGGCGTCCTGATGGCCGTCGGCCGGCAGTCGCAGACGCTCGTGGTCGCCACGGCCGCGGGCGCGTTCGTCGCCTTCTTCCGCGGCACGCCGCTCCTGGTGCAGCTGATCTTCTGGTTCAACCTCGCCGCGCTCTACCCCGAGCTCAGCCTGGGCGTCCCGTTCGGCCCCACCTTCGCCAGCGCCGACACCAACGTGCTGATCAGCCCGTTCCTCGCCGCGATCCTGGGCCTCGGGCTCAACGAGGGCGCCTACATGTCCGAGATCGTCCGCGCGGGCCTGCTCTCGGTCGACCCCGGCCAGGTCGACGCCGCCGAGGCGCTCGGGCTGCGCAAGGCCCAGGTCTTCCGCCGGATCGTCCTGCCGCAGGCGATGCGGGTGATCATCCCGCCGACCGGCAACCAGACGATCTCGATGCTGAAGACGACGTCTCTGGTGAGCGTGATCGCGATCCCGGACATCCTCTTCGCCGCCCAGACCATCTACTCCCGCAACTTCGAGGTGATCCCGCTGCTCATCACCGTCAGCCTCTGGTATCTGCTCGTCACCACGGTCCTCAGCGCGGGTCAGCGGATGATCGAGCGGCGCTTCTCCCGTGGCGACCGGATCGTCCAGGGCCCGACCCCGCTCGGGGCGTTGCTCGCGAGCGCGAGGCCGCGGCCCGCCGCCCGAGGGGAGGGAGCGCTGTGA